One stretch of Streptomyces sp. NBC_01142 DNA includes these proteins:
- a CDS encoding endonuclease/exonuclease/phosphatase family protein — protein MTIRIATFNAENLFRRPRVFALEDSSERRKTLEDFAILVSLLDHETYTAEDKEKIVEILRKYDVPNSQSKTRLILVNETRGGAKLFRIKRGGAIEIIAKGRSHWVGWAEMVRDDLNWEAVQNTALVIAEVDADVLLTVEVEDRLALHRFNEQVLGDLMGAKRYPFNMLIDGNDSRGIDLGLFSRHPIASVRSHIFDTESGLPVFSRDCPEFEVELTGGKPLWILGNHFKSKGFGRPAVSANRRKAQAKRVKEIYRTALERSASVVVAGDLNDTPDSEPLGFLLGAGLRDAMDHSSYTGAPGTYGTGNSLRQKLDYLMFSPDLWKQVEAVDVERRGIWAPNTFKSFETVTSKANQASDHAALYADLDV, from the coding sequence ATGACCATCCGTATCGCCACCTTCAACGCCGAGAATCTCTTCCGCCGACCCCGTGTTTTCGCCCTCGAGGACTCGTCGGAGCGGCGGAAGACGCTGGAGGACTTCGCGATTCTGGTCTCCCTCCTCGACCACGAGACCTACACGGCCGAGGACAAAGAGAAGATCGTCGAAATACTCCGGAAGTACGACGTCCCCAACTCCCAGTCGAAAACCCGGCTGATCCTCGTGAACGAGACCCGCGGGGGCGCCAAACTCTTCCGCATCAAGCGGGGCGGCGCAATCGAGATCATCGCCAAGGGGCGGTCCCACTGGGTCGGTTGGGCCGAGATGGTCCGTGACGACCTCAACTGGGAGGCCGTCCAGAACACCGCCCTCGTGATCGCCGAGGTCGACGCCGACGTGCTGCTCACGGTCGAGGTCGAGGACCGGCTCGCCCTGCACCGCTTCAACGAGCAGGTGCTGGGCGACCTGATGGGCGCGAAACGGTATCCGTTCAACATGCTGATCGACGGCAACGACAGCCGCGGGATCGACCTCGGGCTGTTCAGCCGCCACCCCATCGCCTCCGTACGGTCGCACATCTTCGACACCGAATCCGGCCTGCCGGTCTTCAGCCGGGACTGCCCGGAGTTCGAGGTCGAGCTCACGGGCGGTAAGCCGCTGTGGATTCTGGGCAACCACTTCAAGAGCAAGGGGTTCGGCAGGCCCGCCGTCAGCGCCAACAGGCGCAAGGCCCAGGCCAAGCGGGTCAAGGAGATCTACAGGACCGCCCTCGAGCGTTCCGCGAGCGTCGTGGTCGCCGGAGATCTCAACGACACCCCGGACAGCGAGCCGCTCGGGTTCCTGCTCGGCGCCGGCCTGCGGGACGCGATGGACCACAGCAGCTACACGGGAGCGCCCGGCACCTACGGGACGGGCAACTCGCTCAGGCAGAAGCTCGACTACCTGATGTTCTCGCCGGACCTGTGGAAGCAGGTGGAGGCGGTGGACGTGGAGCGGCGCGGAATCTGGGCGCCCAATACCTTCAAGTCGTTCGAGACCGTGACCTCGAAGGCCAACCAGGCATCCGATCACGCCGCGCTGTACGCGGACCTCGACGTGTGA